The following proteins are co-located in the Perca fluviatilis chromosome 22, GENO_Pfluv_1.0, whole genome shotgun sequence genome:
- the LOC120552579 gene encoding NACHT, LRR and PYD domains-containing protein 1b allele 2-like isoform X2, translating to MASAAKHERREREESCFSRSARSIRRALSRICRGRDNSPPDTIDFPLSETPNLLNSMHVCDGGNTRYQLDREDEVPLCLFSPSPSQLETDGGLSSVTNVAAPPEQCNTQDAFQLSSVKSGSKSISDIDAPMEMEAPVTSVNYSVTNTLPAHSLLQIFSSDPGWSRRDSSCLPRSPSMPSLSQITSEKNKTLTRVESLPEILLKTSFEEFTPDITADESDETYRFQCSCPGLYQCSVTGLVFNMEGEGDVVYRTVPWNRRLLAQHHKKPAGPLFDIQCPQQSVCQLHLPHCEIRSTGGCDFLSVAHVNDEGIEFISPHRITETHVFTNITGFYGFGNVKDEDSPPDLVRALVLLFYRPPADPDLRSILNVLLLPRNIVLRDVLGIRKELFADENYIETSSHCKLHPYQEYTLSTCPEDDSVLVQPTEAEFDCDNCDNFLPSFQVRLKTILTDINLFLRDTNSSNSVWEREVSLSTTRVRRSCRPSAVSSNDRLFAMRSSFIDGISGPVLKSLLDKLLEKKVMADSERESADSMKNTRDKARFVVDTVRKKGEAASSEMIEFLCEADPFLCEHLGLI from the exons ATGGCGTCTGCTGCGAAAcatgaaagaagagaaagagaagaatcATGTTTCAGCAGATCAGCCAGAAGTATCAGGAGAGCTCTGTCCAGGATTTGCAGAGGTAGAGATAATTCTCCCCCTGACACCATAGACTTTCCGCTCTCTGAAACACCAAATCTACTTAACTCAATGCATGTTTGCGATGGGGGTAATACTAGATACCAGCTTGACAGGGAAGACGAGGTAcctctgtgtttgttttctccttCCCCCTCTCAGCTGGAAACTGATGGTGGCCTCAGCTCAGTCACAAATGTTGCTGCCCCTCCTGAACAATGCAACACCCAAGATGCATTTCAGCTTTCGTCTGTGAAGTCTGGAAGCAAATCTATAAGTGACATTGATGCTCCGATGGAAATGGAGGCACCTGTTACATCTGTGAACTATTCAGTCACAAACACCCTGCCAGCCCATTCTCTCCTCCAAATCTTCTCCTCAGATCCTGGTTGGAGTAGAAGAGACTCCAGCTGCCTGCCTCGTTCTCCCAGCATGCCTTCACTGAGTCAAATAACCTCTGAAAAGAACAAGACCTTAACACGAGTTGAAAGCTTACCTGAGATTCTGTTAAAAACCAGCTTTGAGGAGTTTACACCTGATATCACTGCTGATGAAAGCGATGAAACCTACAGGTTCCAGTGCTCCTGCCCAGGCCTGTACCAGTGCAGTGTGACCGGCCTGGTGTTCAACATGGAGGGAGAAGGGGACGTGGTCTACAGGACTGTCCCTTGGAACAGGAGGCTACTGGCCCAGCATCACAAGAAGCCTGCAGGACCCCTGTTTGACATCCAATGTCCGCAGCAGTCGGTGTGTCAGCTTCATCTCCCACATTGTGAGATCCGCTCCACAGGTGGATGTGATTTCTTGTCAGTTGCTCATGTGAACGATGAAGGCATTGAGTTTATCAGCCCTCATAGGATAACAGAAACTCATGTTTTTACAAACATCACAGGGTTTTATGGTTTTGGTAATGTCAAGGATGAAGATTCACCACCTGACCTGGTCCGAGCGCTGGTTCTGCTGTTCTACAGGCCCCCAGCTGATCCTGATCTTAGATCCATCCTCAATGTGTTGTTGCTACCAAGGAACATTGTTCTCCGGGATGTGCTGGGCATTCGGAAGGAGTTATTTGCAGATGAGAACTACATAGAGACATCCTCACACTGTAAACTGCACCCATATCAGGAATACACTCTGTCCACTTGTCCTGAAGACGACTCAGTTCTAGTTCAACCAACAGAAGCAGAGTTTGACTGTGACAACTGTGACAACTTCTTGCCATCATTTCAGGTGAGATTAAAAACAATCCTTACAGACATTAACCTGTTTTTGAGAGACACCAACAGCTCCAACAGTGTCTGGGAAAGAGAGGTTAGTCTTTCCACCACCAGAGTAAGAAGGTCCTGTAGGCCGAGCGCTGTAAGTTCTAATGACAGGCTGTTTGCGATGCGGAGCAGCTTCATCGATGGGATATCAGGACCTGTTCTCAAAAGTCTGCTGGACAAACTTTTGGAGAAAAAGGTGATGGCTGATTCTGAGAGGGAGTCAGCGGACTCGatgaaaaacacaagagacaaaGCTCGTTTTGTTGTCGACACAGTGAGGAAGAAAG GTGAAGCTGCTAGTTCAGAGATGATTGAGTTCCTCTGTGAGGCAGACCCGTTTCTCTGTGAACATCTTGGGTTGATCTGA
- the LOC120552579 gene encoding NACHT, LRR and PYD domains-containing protein 1b allele 2-like isoform X1 produces MASAAKHERREREESCFSRSARSIRRALSRICRGRDNSPPDTIDFPLSETPNLLNSMHVCDGGNTRYQLDREDEVPLCLFSPSPSQLETDGGLSSVTNVAAPPEQCNTQDAFQLSSVKSGSKSISDIDAPMEMEAPVTSVNYSVTNTLPAHSLLQIFSSDPGWSRRDSSCLPRSPSMPSLSQITSEKNKTLTRVESLPEILLKTSFEEFTPDITADESDETYRFQCSCPGLYQCSVTGLVFNMEGEGDVVYRTVPWNRRLLAQHHKKPAGPLFDIQCPQQSVCQLHLPHCEIRSTGGCDFLSVAHVNDEGIEFISPHRITETHVFTNITGFYGFGNVKDEDSPPDLVRALVLLFYRPPADPDLRSILNVLLLPRNIVLRDVLGIRKELFADENYIETSSHCKLHPYQEYTLSTCPEDDSVLVQPTEAEFDCDNCDNFLPSFQVRLKTILTDINLFLRDTNSSNSVWEREVSLSTTRVRRSCRPSAVSSNDRLFAMRSSFIDGISGPVLKSLLDKLLEKKVMADSERESADSMKNTRDKARFVVDTVRKKGEAASSEMIEFLCDADPFLCKHLGLI; encoded by the coding sequence ATGGCGTCTGCTGCGAAAcatgaaagaagagaaagagaagaatcATGTTTCAGCAGATCAGCCAGAAGTATCAGGAGAGCTCTGTCCAGGATTTGCAGAGGTAGAGATAATTCTCCCCCTGACACCATAGACTTTCCGCTCTCTGAAACACCAAATCTACTTAACTCAATGCATGTTTGCGATGGGGGTAATACTAGATACCAGCTTGACAGGGAAGACGAGGTAcctctgtgtttgttttctccttCCCCCTCTCAGCTGGAAACTGATGGTGGCCTCAGCTCAGTCACAAATGTTGCTGCCCCTCCTGAACAATGCAACACCCAAGATGCATTTCAGCTTTCGTCTGTGAAGTCTGGAAGCAAATCTATAAGTGACATTGATGCTCCGATGGAAATGGAGGCACCTGTTACATCTGTGAACTATTCAGTCACAAACACCCTGCCAGCCCATTCTCTCCTCCAAATCTTCTCCTCAGATCCTGGTTGGAGTAGAAGAGACTCCAGCTGCCTGCCTCGTTCTCCCAGCATGCCTTCACTGAGTCAAATAACCTCTGAAAAGAACAAGACCTTAACACGAGTTGAAAGCTTACCTGAGATTCTGTTAAAAACCAGCTTTGAGGAGTTTACACCTGATATCACTGCTGATGAAAGCGATGAAACCTACAGGTTCCAGTGCTCCTGCCCAGGCCTGTACCAGTGCAGTGTGACCGGCCTGGTGTTCAACATGGAGGGAGAAGGGGACGTGGTCTACAGGACTGTCCCTTGGAACAGGAGGCTACTGGCCCAGCATCACAAGAAGCCTGCAGGACCCCTGTTTGACATCCAATGTCCGCAGCAGTCGGTGTGTCAGCTTCATCTCCCACATTGTGAGATCCGCTCCACAGGTGGATGTGATTTCTTGTCAGTTGCTCATGTGAACGATGAAGGCATTGAGTTTATCAGCCCTCATAGGATAACAGAAACTCATGTTTTTACAAACATCACAGGGTTTTATGGTTTTGGTAATGTCAAGGATGAAGATTCACCACCTGACCTGGTCCGAGCGCTGGTTCTGCTGTTCTACAGGCCCCCAGCTGATCCTGATCTTAGATCCATCCTCAATGTGTTGTTGCTACCAAGGAACATTGTTCTCCGGGATGTGCTGGGCATTCGGAAGGAGTTATTTGCAGATGAGAACTACATAGAGACATCCTCACACTGTAAACTGCACCCATATCAGGAATACACTCTGTCCACTTGTCCTGAAGACGACTCAGTTCTAGTTCAACCAACAGAAGCAGAGTTTGACTGTGACAACTGTGACAACTTCTTGCCATCATTTCAGGTGAGATTAAAAACAATCCTTACAGACATTAACCTGTTTTTGAGAGACACCAACAGCTCCAACAGTGTCTGGGAAAGAGAGGTTAGTCTTTCCACCACCAGAGTAAGAAGGTCCTGTAGGCCGAGCGCTGTAAGTTCTAATGACAGGCTGTTTGCGATGCGGAGCAGCTTCATCGATGGGATATCAGGACCTGTTCTCAAAAGTCTGCTGGACAAACTTTTGGAGAAAAAGGTGATGGCTGATTCTGAGAGGGAGTCAGCGGACTCGatgaaaaacacaagagacaaaGCTCGTTTTGTTGTCGACACAGTGAGGAAGAAAGGTGAAGCTGCTAGTTCAGAGATGATTGAGTTCCTCTGTGATGCTGACCCGTTTCTCTGTAAACATCTTGGGTTGATCTGA
- the LOC120552590 gene encoding GTPase IMAP family member 2-like gives MCFNEAVQLFFLTKQKKAAAYNYENRYFESSLKFFLFYINTGNHSGTEVNLVLLGMAGTGKSASGNTILGEKEFISKASSCPVTTDCQEAKTVIGGRRVRVIDTPDIFDDERKSSIKEHVKKCQELCRSGPCVYLLVIQVSRFTDGERDILKKLETAFGSKVTEQTIILFTRGKDLQQGEMSFKEFLHQCQPDLKKIVEKCRGRCVVFENRASGSDQVEKRMQIVDRMLKEKETAERQKNVYVSGQAHKGQGQNGLGLNFSSF, from the coding sequence atgtgttttaatgAAGCagtccaacttttttttttaacaaaacaaaaaaaagcagctgCTTATAATTATGAAAACAGATACTTCGAAAGTTCCCTGAAGTTCTTTTTGTTCTACATCAATACAGGAAATCACTCTGGCACCGAAGTGAACCTTGTTCTGCTGGGAATGGCCGGAACTGGAAAGAGTGCAAGTGGAAACACAATCCTCGGAGAGAAAGAGTTCATATCAAAGGCCAGTTCATGTCCAGTCACCACAGATTGCCAGGAGGCAAAAACTGTGATAGGCGGTAGACGTGTACGTGTCATTGATACCCCAGACATCTTTGATGATGAGAGGAAATCATCAATTAAGGAACATGTGAAAAAGTGCCAAGAGCTCTGTCGCTCAGGGCCTTGTGTGTACTTACTTGTGATTCAAGTTAGCAGATTtacagacggagagagagacatactgAAAAAGTTGGAAACAGCTTTTGGCAGCAAAGTTACAGAACAAACAATCATCCTGTTTACTCGTGGAAAAGATCTGCAGCAAGGAGAAATGAGCTTTAAAGAGTTTTTGCATCAGTGCCAGCCTGACCTTAAGAAAATTGTTGAGAAGTGTAGaggaaggtgtgttgtttttgaaaacAGGGCTTCAGGTTCAGATCAAGTGGAGAAGCGTATGCAGATAGTGGATAGgatgttaaaagaaaaagaaacagctgAAAGACAGAAGAATGTCTACGTATCAGGTCAGGCGCATAAAGGGCAGGGACAGAATGGGCTGGGATTGAATTTTTCTTCCTTCTAG
- the LOC120552591 gene encoding GTPase IMAP family member 7-like — MASFFAGPDLRIVMIGKTGVGKSAVGNTILGEKCFKSRPSSESVTETCDKGETRWGNRVVSVVDTPGILDTETSPEFIQREIMKCVEVSCPGPHVFLLVLQVGRFTNEEKNSVEALQALFGPTANQYMIVLFTRGGDLGDMKIQQYVREGSQDLQRVIQSCGNRYHVIDNTSKDRSQAVKLIKKIDDMVAGNGGAYYTDAMYQEVHRQMGSGGTPSYSFLGALFQRTVKFIKIIASR; from the exons ATGGCTTCATTTTTTGCTG GTCCTGATTTGAGAATCGTGATGATTGGAAAAACTGGTGTGGGCAAGAGTGCTGTTGGAAACACCATTCTGGGAGAGAAATGTTTCAAATCCCGTCCCAGTTCAGAGTCAGTGACTGAGACCTGTGACAAAGGTGAGACACGCTGGGGTAACAGAGTGGTTAGTGTGGTAGACACACCAGGGATCCTGGACACTGAGACATCTCCAGAATTCATCCAAAGAGAAATTATGAAATGCGTGGAAGTCTCATGTCCTGGTCCTCATGTGTTCCTGCTGGTACTCCAAGTCGGTCGATTCACCAACGAAGAGAAAAACTCTGTGGAAGCCCTGCAAGCGCTGTTTGGTCCTACAGCTAACCAGTACATGATCGTGCTGTTTACCCGTGGTGGTGATCTTGGAGACATGAAAATACAACAGTATGTGCGTGAGGGCAGTCAAGACCTTCAACGAGTCATCCAAAGCTGTGGTAACAGGTACCATGTCATTGACAACACCAGTAAAGACAGAAGTCAAGCAGTGAAACTGATCAAGAAGATTGATGACATGGTTGCAGGAAACGGGGGGGCATACTACACAGATGCCATGTATCAAGAAGTGCATCGACAAATGGGAAGTGGAGGTACTCCCTCATACAGCTTTCTCGGTGCACTGTTCCAGCGTACTGTAAAATTCATAAAAATTATTGCTAGTCGCTAA
- the LOC120552592 gene encoding LOW QUALITY PROTEIN: GTPase IMAP family member 7-like (The sequence of the model RefSeq protein was modified relative to this genomic sequence to represent the inferred CDS: deleted 1 base in 1 codon), translating into MMEGNHSGTEVNLVLLGMTGTGKSASGNTILGKKEFISRVRSNLVTTECQEAETVINGRHVRVIDTPDIFDDEMKSSIKEHVGNCKDLSQSGPCVYLLVMHVSRFTDGERDTLEMLETAFGSKVREQTVILFTRGKDLEQGEMSFKSFLDQCQPDLKTIVEKCRGRCVVFENHASASGSDQVEKLMQIVDGMLK; encoded by the exons ATGATGGAAG GAAATCACTCTGGAACCGAAGTGAACCTTGTTCTGCTGGGAATGACCGGGACTGGAAAGAGCGCAAGTGGAAACACAATCCTCGGAAAGAAAGAGTTTATATCAAGAGTCCGTTCAAATCTGGTCACCACAGAGTGCCAGGAGGCAGAAACTGTGATAAACGGTAGACATGTACGTGTCATTGATACCCCAGACATCTTTGATGATGAGATGAAATCGTCAATTAAGGAACATGTGGGAAATTGCAAAGACCTCAGTCAGTCAGGGCCTTGTGTGTACTTACTTGTGATGCATGTTAGCAGATttacagatggagagagagacacactggAAATGTTGGAAACAGCTTTTGGCAGCAAAGTTAGAGAACAAACAGTCATCCTGTTTACTCGTGGAAAAGATCTGGAGCAAGGAGAAATGAGCTTT AAGAGTTTTTTGGATCAGTGCCAGCCTGACCTTAAGACAATTGTTGAGAAGTGTAGaggaaggtgtgttgtttttgagaaCCATGCTTCTGCTTCAGGTTCAGATCAAGTGGAAAAACTGATGCAGATAGTGGACGGTATGTTAAAATaa